The proteins below come from a single Papaver somniferum cultivar HN1 chromosome 11, ASM357369v1, whole genome shotgun sequence genomic window:
- the LOC113325354 gene encoding F-box protein CPR1-like, producing the protein MSSTPEEIYHDILLRLPGKSLVSCKYVCKSWYKLISNPSFIKSHLNLANQRNKYRLMFECDEMNSVNSISYDSLSSSNIYDDAVVVEMDFSSMSSKCSNELLGSCNGLVYGLNNQLELFFLWNPATREYKRLPKSDAYYYYGTFHGLGYDCKSEDYKLVTVRDSYKCFLVEVYSLKSNSWKSFKTIQRYRLGTHYVTYSGVLLNGALHWPGEPGTLVSMNISQEGFEVLELPITHGYDFMSIGVLEGCLCVLSDHVDETFEVWVMQEYGVPESWTKLYAIKFPRREYHSSMVELLASLKNGKILFKNEPIPDVKNSVFLYDPQCRTARQLNITGLNDGEAFSYFESLVSLKPSTLGKRKREESLEI; encoded by the coding sequence ATGTCAAGTACTCCTGAAGAGATCTACCATGATATCCTTTTAAGGTTACCGGGgaaatctttggtttcatgtaAGTATGTTTGCAAGTCTTGGTATAAACTAATTTCTAATCCTAGTTTTATTAAGTCTCATCTTAATCTTGCTAACCAACGAAACAAGTATCGCCTTATGTTTGAATGTGATGAGATGAATAGCGTGAATTCCATAAGTTATGATTCGTTATCATCCTCGAACATATATGATGATGCTGTTGTTGTTGAAATGGATTTTTCCTCCATGTCTTCAAAATGTAGTAATGAATTGTTAGGTTCATGTAATGGCTTGGTATATGGCTTGAATAATCAGTTGGAATTATTTTTTCTGTGGAACCCAGCCACAAGGGAATACAAGAGATTACCCAAATCAGATGCTTATTATTATTACGGTACTTTCCATGGTTTGGGTTATGATTGTAAGAGCGAGGATTACAAGTTGGTAACTGTTAGGGATAGTTACAAGTGTTTTCTGGTTGAAGTCTATTCTTTAAAATCAAACTCATGGAAAAGCTTTAAAACCATCCAACGATATAGGCTGGGAACTCATTATGTAACCTACTCTGGGGTGTTGTTaaatggagctcttcattggccCGGGGAACCCGGCACATTAGTCTCAATGAATATCAGCCAAGAGGGATTTGAAGTATTGGAATTGCCAATAACTCATGGTTATGACTTTATGAGTATAGGAGTGTTAGAAGGGTGCCTTTGTGTACTTTCTGATCATGTGGATGAAACTTTTGAAGTATGGGTAATGCAGGAATATGGAGTTCCAGAATCTTGGACTAAACTTTATGCGAttaaatttccgagaagagagtATCATTCCAGTATGGTGGAGTTATTAGCGTCGCTTAAGAATGGTAAGATTCTGTTTAAGAACGAGCCAATTCCAGATGTCAAGAATAGCGTATTTTTATATGACCCGCAGTGTAGAACTGCTAGACAACTAAATATTACTGGTTTAAACGATGGAGAAGCATTCAGTTATTTTGAAAGCCTGGTTTCGCTAAAGCCTTCTACTTTaggaaagagaaaaagagaagaatcACTGGAAATTTAA
- the LOC113323372 gene encoding pentatricopeptide repeat-containing protein At3g61520, mitochondrial-like, with translation MSKLVFCKTQRKSLQTLKFPSEISKFRYFSAESSPTETLEQQNEPERKKNSISETQLVNLIQNLGKTQKLNESIQLFHKIETSERNTHLYNTLLAILFKSGRINNAVVLFDEMLQPGCKFPPNGSTGSVIYAAILNSDRQGNGGGRRLTGDQVIELVSSLGKNGIFPDTMVLTKIITMFCESGKSNEAWELLHVSMKMNCPVEAASCNALLTRLGQDRNFERMSLLLAEMKEMNIKPSVVTFGILVNYLCKSQKIDEAVQLLEKMSKKLEGIDVLPDVVMFNTVMDGLCKMGRHGEGLELLKQMKLGHGCSPNNVTYNCLIDGFAKAGEIETSLQLFDQMNEEGVSPDVVTLNVLVDGMCKHERVGSALEFFSKMQDKGLKGNAVTYSVLISAFCNVNNIEKAMEIFDDMVGTCRVPDAIVYYSLINGLSRAGRLDDACCIKFKMEDIGFRLDRLGYNVLISGLLKKNKLDKAQELLKEMIDAGIQPDEVTYNTIISGSCQSGDFATAHQVMKNMTEKGFAPTVVTYGALIHGYCKADKFDDAMKIFNDMGSNSKVPPNTEIYSMLIGSLCKKEDIESAISLFDEMEGKGVIPNVITYNAVLKGLSERNPLDKASHVMDKMGKQNCNPNYVTMEILTRWLPQVGETERLKAFVKGYTSSV, from the coding sequence atgagTAAATTAGTATTTTGCAAAACCCAAAGAAAATCCCTTCAAACTCTCAAATTTCCATCAGAAATCTCAAAATTCCGCTATTTCTCTGCAGAATCATCACCAACTGAAACACTTGAACAACAAAATGAACCCGAAAGAAAGAAGAATTCAATTAGTGAGACTCAACTAGTAAACCTGATtcaaaatttggggaaaacccaaaagCTAAATGAATCTATTCAGTTGTTTCATAAAATCGAAACCTCAGAAAGAAATACCCATCTCTATAATACCCTTCTTGCCATTTTATTCAAATCCGGTCGTATCAATAATGCAGTGGTGTTGTTCGACGAAATGCTTCAACCAGGTTGTAAGTTTCCTCCTAATGGTAGTACTGGTTCTGTTATTTACGCCGCAATTTTGAATAGCGATCGACAGGGAAATGGAGGGGGGCGGCGGTTGACAGGTGATCAAGTAATTGAATTGGTTTCGAGTTTGGGTAAAAATGGCATCTTTCCTGATACAATGGTGCTAACAAAAATCATTACTATGTTTTGCGAAAGTGGTAAGAGTAATGAAGCTTGGGAGCTTTTACATGTTTCAATGAAGATGAATTGTCCAGTGGAAGCTGCTTCCTGCAATGCACTTCTGACGAGGCTAGGACAAGATCGGAATTTTGAAAGGATGAGTTTGCTTTTAGCTGAGATGAAAGAAATGAATATCAAACCGAGTGTTGTGACGTTTGGGATTCTTGTTAATTATCTATGTAAATCGCAGAAAATCGATGAAGCAGTTCAGTTGCTTGAGAAAATGAGTAAGAAATTGGAAGGGATTGATGTTTTACCTGACGTGGTTATGTTTAATACAGTTATGGATGGGCTGTGCAAAATGGGGAGGCATGGAGAAGGTTTGGAATTGCTGAAACAAATGAAGCTGGGACATGGGTGTTCTCCCAATAATGTGACGTACAATTGCTTGATTGATGGGTTTGCTAAAGCAGGTGAGATTGAGACGTCGCTTCAGTTATTCGATCAAATGAATGAAGAAGGAGTTTCTCCAGATGTGGTAACGCTTAACGTATTAGTAGATGGGATGTGCAAGCATGAAAGAGTCGGTAGTGCACTTGAATTCTTTAGTAAAATGCAAGATAAAGGTTTGAAAGGGAATGCTGTTACTTACTCTGTTTTGATCAGTGCCTTTTGCAATGTGAACAATATTGAAAAGGCAATGGAGATTTTTGATGATATGGTGGGAACTTGTCGCGTTCCAGATGCGATTGTTTATTACTCTTTGATAAATGGATTAAGTCGGGCGGGGAGGTTGGATGATGCATGTTGCATAAAGTTTAAGATGGAAGATATTGGTTTCCGTTTGGATCGCTTGGGTTACAATGTTCTAATCAGTGGGTTACTCAAAAAGAATAAATTGGATAAAGCTCAGGAACTTCTTAAGGAGATGATAGATGCAGGAATTCAACCAGACGAGGTTACGTATAATACTATAATTTCGGGATCATGCCAATCAGGGGATTTTGCAACTGCCCATCAGGTCATGAAAAACATGACTGAGAAAGGTTTTGCTCCCACGGTAGTTACTTATGGTGCACTAATACATGGATACTGCAAAGCCGACAAGTTTGATGATGCCATGAAGATTTTCAATGACATGGGTTCAAATTCAAAAGTCCCACCCAATACTGAGATATACAGTATGCTGATTGGTTCACTTTGCAAGAAAGAGGACATCGAATCGGCGATATCTTTATTTGATGAAATGGAAGGTAAAGGAGTGATCCCAAATGTAATTACGTACAATGCGGTATTGAAAGGCTTATCTGAGAGAAATCCGTTGGATAAAGCGTCCCACGTCATGGATAAGATGGGGAAACAGAATTGTAATCCAAACTATGTTACGATGGAGATCCTCACTCGTTGGCTTCCTCAAGTTGGCGAGACAGAAAGATTGAAAGCTTTTGTAAAAGGGTACACAAGTTCTGTTTAG
- the LOC113325355 gene encoding aspartic proteinase CDR1-like: MCGMTTLFILLLTILFHISLLLNSVIAVNPSGFSMKIFHRDSKESPLYPGDHLTQEERFERLIQQSKNRARYIGLKISSSNNSINPRFPVTYDGVGAYVAAVGIGTFVGSRPYKQHYLMVDTGSELTWIQCQGAISSFPQEQPLYPATNSSTYQPLRCKKRRKGSIENPDCYRGFCDDQGMCTYETSYEDGAITSGKLAKEKFSVNSDNHRLDSFIIVMGCALNQVNFVFGSRLEVFSGYLGLNGGSKSLLKQLNLRKFEYCLRPYTDGRAGTDTYLRFGSDTRLGGEIRQAYRTGIYDFGTGHYYLVLDDISVNGSSVGFEREDFEYNQITRRGGCLIDSGTAFTFMRGRHFGRVAEKVREHFRKYELDPVIPSPFNSLELCFPRNRKRFEFPTITYHFLNANFELKKDEPDTAFAITEDYVCLGLIRAPEDDPYDVMFGAMQQARKRILYDVAGESLYFAEEDCGQDNMQSI; this comes from the coding sequence ATGTGTGGAATGACCActcttttcattcttcttctaacaATTCTTTTTCATATATCCCTACTGCTAAACTCAGTCATTGCTGTTAATCCAAGTGGGTTTAGCATGAAGATCTTTCATAGAGACTCCAAAGAATCACCTCTATATCCAGGCGATCAtttaacacaagaagaaagatttGAAAGACTCATCCAACAATCAAAAAATAGAGCACGTTACATTGGGCTGAAAATATCAAGTTCAAATAACTCGATAAACCCACGTTTTCCTGTGACTTACGACGGTGTTGGAGCATATGTTGCAGCGGTGGGTATAGGTACTTTTGTTGGTTCACGACCTTACAAGCAACACTATTTAATGGTTGATACTGGTAGCGAACTTACATGGATTCAATGTCAAGGTGCTATTTCTTCTTTTCCTCAAGAACAACCCCTTTATCCTGCAACAAATTCAAGTACGTATCAACCTCTTAGgtgtaaaaaaagaagaaagggtTCCATCGAAAACCCTGATTGCTACCGAGGATTCTGTGATGATCAAGGCATGTGTACTTACGAAACAAGTTACGAAGACGGTGCAATTACATCAGGTAAATTGGCTAAAGAAAAATTCTCTGTAAATTCAGATAACCATCGCCTTGATTCTTTTATTATTGTCATGGGTTGTGCCCTTAATCAAGTGAACTTCGTTTTTGGTAGCCGTCTTGAAGTTTTTTCTGGATATCTCGGTCTAAATGGAGGATCTAAGTCTTTACTAAAACAGTTAAATTTACGTAAATTTGAATACTGCCTGAGGCCATATACTGATGGTAGAGCCGGAACCGATACGTACTTAAGATTTGGTTCAGACACGAGACTCGGTGGTGAAATTCGACAAGCATACAGAACTGGCATATATGACTTTGGCACAGGTCATTATTATTTGGTTTTAGATGATATTAGTGTAAATGGGAGTAGCGTCGGATTTGAAAGAGAGGATTTCGAGTATAATCAGATTACCCGAAGAGGCGGTTGTTTAATAGATTCAGGGACTGCATTTACCTTTATGCGCGGAAGACACTTTGGTAGGGTTGCGGAGAAGGTGAGGGAGCATTTTCGGAAATACGAGCTTGATCCTGTTATACCATCTCCATTTAATAGTTTGGAACTTTGTTTCCCAAGAAATCGCAAGCGTTTCGAATTTCCAACAATAACATACCACTTTCTCAATGCGAATTTTGAACTCAAAAAAGACGAACCGGATACTGCTTTTGCTATCACTGAAGATTATGTTTGTTTGGGCCTTATTCGAGCACCGGAAGATGATCCTTATGATGTCATGTTTGGAGCAATGCAACAAGCTCGCAAAAGGATCTTATATGATGTTGCAGGAGAGTCGCTTTATTTTGCTGAAGAGGATTGCGGACAAGACAACATGCAATCCATATAA